A single Anatilimnocola floriformis DNA region contains:
- a CDS encoding polymorphic toxin-type HINT domain-containing protein: MCTRWRRKGFSLLLIMVGIGGILFLPAYTIQAVERSGSTKESLQKSEKQATEAVREALQREVYGLMEDREKLLSEAALAAPDNRAVRWQLGYVRTAEGEWLNSQDHPSKRREAQLRAYDQRRNKAGENAQGQFELADWCAKQGLRDQERVHLQRVCELEPNHAQAWGRLGFVRVGNRWVSGAEIARQQTAASESQKALAWWTPRLEKIAANLAANDAEQRAAAVAQIREIKTVEALPALQRVIASRGEQAELLVVEVTAAMTDPAAVAALARHAVFSPSLTVRKAAVAKLQTCSREQFVPLLASSMFTPVRSRIEEMSLPNGRMGYRHAFIREGAEAHELMVLDTQYRRIAAPNADPADSYRRMARDAQSTALAMEQAAAAQNAATTALNDRIGWVLNQATAANLPAVPDEWWSWWLKENEVYVATAKSVATIQHSRTVYIVERDPTATGGGGSAPAAPGPRRDGPMFPAHGFDCLVAGTPVWTERGELAIEKIRPGDLVLSRDVDSGELAYKPVLRTTVRPEGLLVKISVGKEVFETSSGHPFWVSGQGWRKARELEAGMVLNGAFGPLSVVEVGQSPAAPTYNLIVADFNTYFVGHQRLLSHDNTMRQPTKAIVPGLLAE, from the coding sequence ATGTGTACACGCTGGAGGCGGAAGGGGTTTTCGTTATTATTGATCATGGTGGGAATCGGCGGGATTTTGTTCCTGCCGGCTTACACGATTCAGGCAGTCGAGCGGAGCGGCTCGACTAAAGAGTCGTTGCAAAAGTCCGAGAAGCAAGCGACCGAAGCGGTTCGTGAAGCTCTGCAACGCGAAGTCTATGGTCTGATGGAAGATCGTGAAAAGCTGCTGTCGGAGGCAGCTCTCGCGGCGCCCGACAATCGAGCGGTGCGCTGGCAGCTGGGTTATGTTCGCACGGCTGAAGGCGAATGGCTGAACTCTCAAGACCATCCCAGCAAACGGCGTGAAGCGCAGCTCCGTGCTTACGACCAACGGCGGAATAAGGCGGGGGAGAACGCGCAGGGACAGTTCGAACTAGCCGACTGGTGTGCCAAGCAAGGACTTCGCGATCAGGAGCGGGTTCATCTGCAACGAGTCTGCGAGCTCGAGCCAAATCATGCCCAGGCCTGGGGACGTCTCGGTTTCGTCCGCGTCGGCAATCGCTGGGTGAGTGGTGCAGAAATCGCTCGCCAGCAGACCGCGGCCAGCGAATCGCAAAAGGCGCTCGCTTGGTGGACTCCGCGATTGGAAAAGATCGCGGCGAATCTGGCGGCCAACGATGCCGAGCAACGGGCCGCGGCAGTCGCGCAAATTCGGGAAATCAAGACCGTCGAAGCGCTGCCCGCTTTGCAACGAGTGATTGCCAGTCGCGGCGAGCAGGCGGAATTGCTCGTCGTCGAAGTGACGGCTGCGATGACCGATCCTGCTGCAGTCGCGGCGCTCGCCCGGCATGCGGTGTTCTCGCCTTCGCTCACCGTTCGTAAGGCAGCCGTTGCCAAATTGCAAACCTGCAGCCGCGAACAATTTGTGCCGCTGCTCGCTTCTTCGATGTTCACTCCTGTCCGTTCACGCATCGAAGAGATGTCGCTACCGAACGGCCGAATGGGCTATCGTCATGCCTTCATTCGCGAAGGAGCGGAAGCGCACGAACTGATGGTGCTCGACACGCAGTATCGTCGCATTGCCGCGCCGAACGCCGATCCGGCGGATTCATATCGACGGATGGCGCGCGACGCCCAGAGCACCGCGCTCGCCATGGAGCAGGCCGCGGCTGCCCAGAATGCCGCGACCACCGCCCTCAACGACCGCATCGGTTGGGTGCTGAATCAGGCGACGGCGGCCAACTTGCCCGCCGTTCCTGACGAGTGGTGGTCTTGGTGGCTGAAGGAAAATGAGGTCTACGTCGCTACGGCGAAGAGCGTGGCGACCATTCAGCATTCGCGCACGGTCTACATCGTCGAACGCGATCCGACGGCAACCGGAGGCGGCGGAAGCGCGCCCGCTGCGCCCGGTCCGCGGCGCGACGGCCCGATGTTTCCTGCGCATGGTTTTGATTGCCTCGTGGCCGGCACTCCGGTTTGGACGGAACGTGGCGAACTTGCCATCGAAAAAATCCGGCCCGGCGATCTGGTTCTCTCGCGCGACGTCGACTCCGGTGAACTCGCCTACAAGCCGGTGCTGCGCACCACGGTTCGCCCCGAAGGCTTGCTGGTGAAGATCTCGGTCGGCAAGGAAGTGTTCGAAACCAGCAGCGGCCATCCCTTCTGGGTTTCGGGCCAAGGTTGGCGCAAGGCGCGCGAACTAGAAGCCGGCATGGTTCTGAACGGCGCATTCGGTCCTCTCAGCGTCGTGGAAGTCGGCCAATCGCCAGCGGCGCCGACCTACAACTTGATCGTGGCCGATTTCAACACCTACTTCGTCGGCCACCAGAGACTTCTCTCGCATGACAACACTATGCGGCAACCAACCAAGGCGATCGTGCCGGGGTTGTTGGCTGAGTAG
- a CDS encoding ABC transporter ATP-binding protein: MTLAIECRQLKKTYPGKPPVEAVRGLDLEVKQGECFGLLGPNGAGKTTTLEIIEGLLDATSGDVSVLGFDWNKQPNEIRQRIGISLQETRFSDKLSVRETVVLMRSFYATGLSPDDALSRVSLEEKENAWVSKLSGGQKQRLAVACAIVGDPQLLFLDEPTTGLDPASRRQLWDVIRTIRASGRTVMLTTHYMDEAERLCDRVAIVDHGKVIALDTPARLIAQLGGEHIIDFSLTDNSPPLVDSALSQLPSVRTVRHSAGTVSLAVDQPHIALPALLNLQQQQGASLANLTTRHATLEDVFVALTGRHLEEAANGQS, translated from the coding sequence ATGACTCTTGCTATTGAATGCCGCCAGCTGAAGAAGACATATCCGGGCAAGCCGCCGGTTGAGGCGGTGCGCGGGCTTGATCTTGAGGTGAAGCAGGGTGAGTGCTTTGGCTTGCTGGGGCCGAATGGGGCGGGGAAGACCACCACGCTCGAGATTATCGAAGGGCTGCTCGATGCGACGAGTGGCGATGTGAGCGTGCTGGGGTTTGATTGGAATAAACAGCCGAATGAGATCCGGCAGCGGATCGGGATTTCGCTGCAGGAAACGCGGTTCAGCGACAAGCTGAGTGTGCGCGAGACCGTGGTACTGATGCGCAGCTTTTATGCGACGGGGTTGTCGCCCGATGATGCGTTGTCGCGCGTTTCGCTGGAAGAGAAGGAAAACGCCTGGGTCAGCAAACTTTCGGGCGGGCAAAAACAACGGCTTGCCGTGGCGTGTGCGATTGTCGGTGATCCGCAATTACTTTTTCTCGACGAGCCAACGACGGGGCTCGATCCGGCGTCGCGGCGGCAGCTGTGGGATGTCATTCGCACAATTCGCGCGAGTGGCCGAACGGTGATGCTGACGACGCATTACATGGATGAAGCCGAGCGGCTGTGCGATCGAGTGGCGATTGTCGATCACGGCAAGGTGATTGCCCTCGATACGCCAGCGCGGCTCATTGCACAGCTGGGTGGCGAGCACATCATTGATTTCAGTTTGACAGACAATTCACCTCCGCTCGTCGATTCGGCCCTCAGTCAGTTGCCATCGGTGCGGACCGTGCGACACAGCGCCGGCACGGTTAGCTTGGCCGTCGATCAACCGCACATCGCGCTGCCGGCGCTGCTGAACTTGCAACAACAACAAGGGGCGAGCCTGGCGAATCTGACGACGCGGCACGCGACGCTGGAAGACGTTTTTGTCGCGCTCACGGGACGACACTTGGAGGAGGCAGCCAATGGCCAGTCCTGA
- a CDS encoding ABC transporter permease yields the protein MASPEAGENKVGRFTALGQLILTRIRLFLREPAAIFWVYGFPILMLVALGIAFRDNPRESIVVDLVGEGKVAEWKESLAADKRFEVKLDTADWQKRLQSGKTDLVIELGEKLPNGFQLWEEPRRAESRYARSAVENAMLRREQPSSAAPAVKQLQQAGSRYIDFLLPGMIGMGLMGGGMWGVGFVVVDMRVRKLLKLYLATPMRRSDFLVALLCSRLLFTLADVIVLLVFGYFVFGVACQGSYLDLTIATLIGGAAFGGIGLLVASRAQTLETVSGLMNLVILPMWVFSGVFFSSERFPEVVQPIINLLPLTALNQLLRGIMLEDKSLAILWPQTLLLSAYAIICFGVALKVFRWK from the coding sequence ATGGCCAGTCCTGAAGCAGGCGAGAATAAGGTGGGACGTTTTACGGCCCTCGGTCAATTGATCCTCACGCGTATTCGCTTGTTCCTGCGCGAACCGGCCGCGATCTTTTGGGTCTACGGGTTTCCGATCTTGATGCTCGTGGCGCTCGGCATTGCATTTCGCGACAATCCTCGCGAGTCAATCGTGGTCGACCTTGTCGGCGAAGGCAAAGTCGCTGAGTGGAAGGAATCGCTGGCGGCGGATAAACGTTTCGAAGTGAAGCTCGATACGGCTGATTGGCAAAAGCGGTTGCAATCGGGCAAGACAGACCTGGTGATCGAGTTGGGAGAAAAGCTGCCGAACGGTTTTCAGCTGTGGGAAGAGCCGCGCCGCGCGGAAAGTCGCTATGCCCGCAGCGCCGTGGAAAATGCGATGCTGCGGCGCGAACAGCCGTCGTCGGCCGCGCCGGCAGTGAAACAACTGCAACAGGCCGGCTCGCGGTATATCGATTTTCTCCTCCCAGGCATGATCGGTATGGGGTTGATGGGTGGCGGCATGTGGGGCGTCGGCTTTGTCGTCGTCGACATGCGCGTTCGCAAACTACTGAAGCTCTATCTGGCCACACCAATGCGGCGGAGCGATTTTCTCGTCGCCCTGCTCTGCAGCCGGTTGCTGTTCACGCTGGCCGATGTGATTGTGCTGCTGGTCTTCGGCTACTTCGTCTTTGGTGTCGCTTGCCAGGGGAGCTATCTCGATCTGACGATTGCCACGCTGATTGGCGGCGCGGCGTTTGGCGGCATTGGTTTGCTAGTGGCGAGCCGCGCTCAGACGCTCGAGACGGTGTCAGGCTTGATGAACCTGGTCATCCTGCCGATGTGGGTGTTCAGCGGCGTGTTCTTTTCCTCGGAACGTTTTCCCGAGGTCGTGCAGCCGATTATTAACTTGCTGCCGCTCACCGCGCTGAATCAATTGCTGCGCGGCATCATGTTGGAAGATAAATCGCTGGCGATTCTCTGGCCGCAGACATTGCTGCTGTCGGCCTATGCGATTATTTGCTTCGGCGTGGCGCTGAAGGTGTTTCGCTGGAAGTAA
- a CDS encoding Glu/Leu/Phe/Val family dehydrogenase, whose product MKAFESTRLYFERAADILKLPESLRKLLLTPEREVQVQIAVEMDDGRLETFIGYRVQHDCSRGPMKGGLRYHHDVDLDEVRALATLMTWKTAVVDLPYGGAKGGIAIDPRKMSVKELERVTRKFVDQIHDVIGPHKDIPAPDMGTGAREMAWFRNQFEKYHGFAPAVVTGKPAEDYGAVGREEATGRGVGILAYKMLGNLSRKPQQTRVALQGFGNVGSHAAKYLYESEYKVVAVGDHTASFYSPTGLDIPKMLKYTLANKGTLQGYPDAEKIGHDQLLELDVDLLIPAALGGVITSQNAAKIKAPLIIEAANAPIEPDADEILHAKGTTILPDILANAGGVTVSYFEWVQNLQFYKWGLNRVRQELEAVMTRAFEDVWAEARQHKVSLRTAAYMIAIRRVQRATEVGGMG is encoded by the coding sequence ATGAAAGCCTTCGAATCGACTCGGCTGTACTTCGAACGAGCTGCCGACATCTTGAAATTGCCCGAGTCGCTCCGCAAGTTGCTCCTCACGCCCGAACGCGAAGTGCAGGTGCAAATCGCCGTCGAAATGGACGATGGTCGGCTGGAGACCTTCATCGGCTATCGCGTGCAGCACGACTGTTCGCGCGGACCGATGAAAGGTGGTTTGCGTTACCACCACGACGTAGATCTCGACGAAGTGCGGGCCCTCGCGACGCTCATGACCTGGAAGACCGCCGTCGTCGATCTGCCTTACGGCGGAGCCAAAGGCGGCATCGCGATCGATCCGCGCAAGATGAGCGTCAAAGAACTCGAGCGCGTCACGCGGAAGTTTGTCGATCAGATTCACGATGTCATCGGGCCGCACAAAGATATTCCCGCCCCCGACATGGGAACCGGCGCTCGCGAGATGGCCTGGTTTCGCAACCAGTTCGAAAAGTACCACGGCTTTGCTCCAGCCGTCGTCACCGGCAAGCCGGCAGAAGATTACGGCGCGGTGGGTCGCGAAGAAGCAACAGGCCGCGGCGTGGGCATTCTCGCTTACAAGATGCTCGGCAATCTCAGCCGCAAGCCACAGCAAACGCGTGTCGCGCTGCAGGGCTTTGGTAACGTCGGTTCGCACGCCGCGAAGTATCTCTACGAATCGGAGTACAAAGTAGTCGCCGTCGGCGATCACACGGCTTCGTTCTATTCGCCGACCGGCCTCGATATTCCCAAGATGCTGAAGTACACCCTGGCCAACAAGGGAACGCTGCAAGGCTATCCCGACGCCGAAAAGATCGGCCACGATCAGTTGCTGGAGCTCGACGTCGATTTGCTCATTCCTGCCGCGCTCGGCGGCGTGATTACTTCGCAGAACGCTGCCAAGATCAAAGCACCGCTGATCATCGAAGCCGCTAATGCTCCGATCGAGCCCGATGCCGATGAAATCCTGCACGCCAAGGGAACGACCATTCTGCCCGACATTCTCGCCAACGCCGGCGGCGTGACGGTCAGCTATTTCGAATGGGTGCAAAACCTGCAGTTCTACAAGTGGGGACTCAACCGCGTCCGCCAGGAACTCGAGGCCGTCATGACCCGCGCCTTCGAAGACGTCTGGGCCGAAGCCCGCCAGCACAAAGTGAGCCTGCGCACCGCGGCCTACATGATCGCTATCCGGCGAGTGCAACGGGCGACCGAAGTGGGAGGGATGGGGTAA
- a CDS encoding serine/threonine protein kinase, giving the protein MSIPIPGFWTLLRDSRLLAPEQCQRLAADFAKVKGAGEQSNSRTLAEWLVARNVLSRYQTLILCAGRTGPFFYGDYKIYDRVEKGRHAGWFRALHGPTGHPVLLQFLTGEAIHNPTTWAEAVHNTLSACTVQSPHVQRYFEPVDLTTYRFVVSEDLQGVTLDDRLGMGRYPPAEACRLARMAAIGLAQLHQTGRPHGDVRPANLFLDTSVPGHPGDLKVLFEPHVVPGPIDFTQGETPKLVAMADYLAPELMHAGHVPDAVTDVYSLGCTLYHMLSGNPPFAGGTVMQKMSRHASEGIRPLEPLGVPPPLAQLVTYMLAKNPQVRYQSPAIVAEHLAPYIDPAQLYAPAPQPLPTQAAYEHSVQQRQAAIAAAAQPQPAQLGVGPAGSGKPADGIPGVALNTAANAPGPARFVTPAPKKGGINQSHLVLGGLVALGVVVISLLFVVMSMKNDDPKPGPAVAVKTPDQPAQTSLEELKRQAELKKKNEVPVKPVNNLPNQGTNNSGNSTTKPPVIPGKTPTPPAGGQEEGQQIVPDDGQLLWASPTAGTTAVDLKFVPPEGNIFYIVRPAEMLRNPEGSKVLEALGPQFTAGKTAWEEAAGVKLAEIDQLVITMHSNEGKFPRLSYVVHSKDKLNLKDLLMRWGNPTPGKEGDKTIYQGQAYAYYPQVAEDGTKQFVMGEANDIKEVAKADGAPPLLARDMVRLLKSIDGDRHFNLLFNPGYFDSDGDQLFKGTYAKLRQPIKSLLGEELAAGLVSMHFGPAFYLEARLQGQLNKDRQTMVGDFRTRLNQLPDSIEQLLITVDAPAYWKKVHNRYRGMIVDLQSAIRVGVEGDQAVINAYLPGNAAHNLVLGGELLVSSTPGASAGPTTAVGPTAPKGPQTIDEVLALKTKMEFAAQSLEFVMADVVKDAHEIARGSAFGAGGPQEFAIKILGEDLQLDGITRNQTVRDFNKAGTLAEVLTAIVVTANSKKPPDDPDQKLIWVISSDPENPAKKMILITTKAAAAKKKYTVPAVFQKK; this is encoded by the coding sequence ATGTCGATTCCGATTCCGGGCTTTTGGACACTCTTGCGCGACAGCCGCTTGCTGGCCCCGGAGCAATGCCAACGGCTGGCGGCCGATTTTGCCAAAGTGAAGGGCGCCGGCGAGCAAAGCAATTCTCGCACGCTGGCCGAATGGCTCGTTGCGCGGAACGTCCTCAGCCGCTACCAGACGCTGATTCTCTGCGCCGGTCGAACCGGGCCGTTCTTCTACGGCGATTACAAGATTTACGACCGCGTCGAAAAAGGTCGCCACGCTGGTTGGTTCCGCGCGTTGCATGGCCCGACGGGGCATCCCGTGCTGCTGCAGTTCCTTACTGGCGAAGCAATTCACAATCCCACCACTTGGGCCGAAGCGGTTCACAACACGCTCTCGGCGTGTACGGTGCAGTCGCCGCATGTGCAGCGGTATTTCGAACCGGTCGATCTCACCACGTATCGCTTTGTCGTTTCGGAAGATCTGCAGGGCGTGACGCTCGACGACCGCTTGGGAATGGGCCGTTATCCGCCGGCTGAAGCTTGCCGCCTGGCGCGGATGGCAGCGATCGGTTTGGCTCAGTTGCATCAAACGGGTCGGCCTCACGGCGACGTTCGACCAGCGAATTTGTTTCTCGATACTTCGGTGCCGGGACACCCGGGCGACCTCAAAGTTTTGTTTGAACCGCATGTGGTTCCCGGGCCGATCGATTTCACGCAGGGCGAAACTCCGAAGCTCGTCGCGATGGCCGATTATCTGGCGCCGGAGCTGATGCATGCCGGTCATGTGCCCGATGCGGTGACCGATGTTTACTCGCTGGGTTGCACGCTCTACCACATGCTCTCGGGCAATCCGCCGTTTGCGGGTGGCACGGTGATGCAGAAAATGTCTCGGCACGCGAGCGAAGGGATCCGCCCGCTCGAACCGCTGGGTGTGCCGCCGCCGCTCGCTCAACTCGTCACCTACATGCTGGCGAAAAATCCGCAGGTCCGTTATCAATCGCCGGCGATCGTTGCCGAACATCTGGCCCCGTACATCGATCCCGCGCAGCTCTACGCCCCTGCCCCGCAACCCTTGCCCACGCAGGCAGCGTACGAACACAGCGTGCAGCAACGGCAAGCCGCGATCGCAGCGGCGGCGCAACCGCAGCCAGCACAGCTCGGCGTCGGCCCGGCCGGCTCCGGCAAGCCTGCCGATGGCATTCCCGGCGTGGCATTGAACACGGCGGCGAATGCTCCTGGCCCCGCTCGCTTTGTGACGCCTGCTCCGAAGAAAGGTGGCATCAATCAATCGCACCTGGTGCTCGGTGGTCTGGTGGCGCTGGGTGTGGTTGTGATCTCGCTCCTCTTCGTCGTGATGTCGATGAAGAATGATGATCCCAAGCCCGGCCCGGCGGTAGCGGTGAAAACACCAGATCAACCGGCGCAAACATCGCTGGAAGAACTCAAACGCCAGGCCGAGCTGAAGAAGAAAAACGAAGTGCCGGTGAAGCCGGTCAACAACCTTCCCAACCAGGGAACGAACAACTCCGGTAACTCGACGACCAAACCGCCGGTCATTCCCGGCAAGACTCCGACGCCCCCCGCCGGCGGGCAAGAAGAAGGCCAGCAAATCGTTCCCGACGATGGCCAGCTGTTGTGGGCCTCGCCGACTGCCGGCACCACCGCTGTCGATCTGAAGTTCGTGCCGCCGGAAGGGAACATCTTTTACATCGTTCGTCCCGCCGAAATGCTCCGCAACCCGGAAGGGAGCAAAGTCCTCGAGGCTCTCGGCCCGCAGTTCACCGCGGGCAAGACTGCCTGGGAAGAAGCCGCCGGCGTGAAGCTGGCCGAGATCGATCAGCTCGTCATCACGATGCACAGCAACGAAGGAAAATTTCCTCGGCTGTCGTACGTGGTGCATTCGAAAGACAAGCTCAATCTCAAGGACCTGCTGATGCGCTGGGGCAATCCCACGCCCGGCAAGGAAGGGGATAAGACGATCTATCAGGGGCAGGCGTATGCTTATTACCCGCAGGTCGCCGAAGATGGCACGAAGCAGTTCGTGATGGGTGAAGCGAACGACATCAAGGAAGTTGCGAAAGCTGATGGCGCTCCGCCGCTGCTGGCCCGCGACATGGTGCGGCTCCTCAAATCGATCGATGGCGATCGCCATTTCAATTTGTTGTTCAATCCGGGTTACTTCGACAGCGATGGCGATCAGCTCTTCAAGGGAACGTACGCCAAGCTGAGGCAGCCGATTAAATCGCTGCTCGGTGAAGAACTCGCCGCTGGTCTCGTCTCGATGCACTTCGGCCCGGCGTTCTATCTCGAAGCTCGGCTGCAAGGACAACTGAACAAAGACCGCCAAACGATGGTCGGCGATTTCCGCACGCGACTCAACCAGTTGCCCGATTCGATCGAGCAGTTGCTGATTACGGTCGATGCGCCGGCTTACTGGAAGAAAGTTCACAATCGCTACCGCGGCATGATCGTCGATCTGCAAAGTGCGATCCGCGTCGGCGTCGAAGGTGATCAAGCCGTCATCAACGCTTACCTGCCAGGCAACGCCGCCCACAACCTGGTGCTCGGGGGCGAACTGCTAGTTTCTTCCACGCCCGGCGCGAGCGCTGGTCCGACCACGGCAGTTGGTCCCACCGCGCCGAAGGGGCCGCAGACGATCGACGAAGTTCTCGCGCTCAAAACCAAAATGGAATTTGCCGCTCAGTCGCTCGAATTCGTGATGGCCGACGTGGTGAAAGATGCTCACGAAATCGCGCGTGGTTCGGCCTTCGGCGCCGGTGGCCCGCAGGAATTCGCGATCAAGATTCTGGGCGAAGATCTGCAGCTCGACGGCATCACCCGCAACCAAACGGTGCGCGACTTCAACAAAGCCGGCACGCTCGCGGAAGTTCTCACCGCCATTGTGGTGACGGCCAACTCGAAGAAGCCGCCAGACGACCCCGATCAAAAGCTGATTTGGGTGATCTCGTCGGACCCCGAGAATCCGGCCAAGAAGATGATTCTCATCACTACCAAAGCGGCGGCCGCGAAGAAGAAGTACACCGTTCCGGCCGTCTTCCAGAAGAAGTAG
- a CDS encoding SMI1/KNR4 family protein: MGTIDDLIRMMPPPAEPLNRGSENEWNEFQQNVGLWFPRDYFVVIYTYGSGSFLAGELRVNNPLEPADAASVEREFKTLRESKQIFPVFPESGGLYPFAIDGNGNTFLWLTQGPPEEWSIVCLNSKDHHEVVKLSLVEFLIRMATNRLAIDHQKFWGCEFAKNQLEFIPRRSPSTHGRRSTGLREHAEPGAAANGGTM, from the coding sequence ATGGGGACAATCGACGATCTCATACGTATGATGCCGCCTCCAGCGGAACCGCTGAATCGTGGCTCAGAAAACGAGTGGAACGAGTTCCAGCAGAACGTCGGCCTGTGGTTTCCGCGAGACTACTTCGTCGTGATATACACCTACGGCTCGGGCAGCTTTCTTGCCGGCGAACTCCGGGTGAATAATCCACTTGAACCTGCTGACGCAGCGTCCGTCGAGCGAGAATTCAAAACCTTGCGAGAGTCGAAACAGATTTTTCCTGTGTTCCCGGAATCGGGCGGACTTTACCCATTCGCAATCGATGGCAACGGAAACACATTCTTGTGGCTCACCCAGGGCCCACCAGAGGAGTGGTCGATCGTCTGCCTTAATTCTAAGGATCATCACGAGGTGGTAAAACTTTCGCTCGTCGAATTCCTAATACGCATGGCTACCAATCGACTCGCCATCGATCATCAGAAGTTTTGGGGATGCGAATTCGCAAAAAATCAATTGGAATTCATACCCCGTCGGTCGCCCTCAACTCACGGTAGAAGGTCTACAGGCCTGCGCGAACACGCCGAGCCGGGTGCTGCCGCAAACGGCGGTACCATGTAG
- the rtcA gene encoding RNA 3'-terminal phosphate cyclase, translated as MLEIDGSRGEGGGQIIRSSLALSLLTGTPVKLTNIRAKRKNSGLARQHLVAVQAVAQLSDAKVNGAALGSSQLAFEPGAVKPGAYEFRIGTAGSASLVLQTILPPLLLATGPSTLVIEGGTHNPMAPPVDFIIRSYAPLIERLGPRLQVQLDRHGFFPGGGGRVVVHIEPVAKFSGLKLRERGGILSKQVRALVANLPKKIAERECHEIRRLSGWEKNSFHALEVPAHGCGNAVLIEIASEHVTEVFVGFGERGVSAERVAASTWQEADEYLQAEVPVGPHLADQLILPLAIAASHGEYSSFRTLALTGHSLTHLEIVQRFLPVQLTTNEVSKGIVEVLFAPQHDSESPATI; from the coding sequence ATGCTCGAAATCGATGGCTCCCGGGGCGAAGGGGGCGGACAGATCATTCGCTCGTCGCTGGCGCTGTCGCTGCTCACTGGCACGCCGGTGAAGCTCACGAATATTCGCGCCAAGCGAAAGAACTCCGGCCTGGCTCGGCAGCACTTGGTCGCTGTGCAAGCAGTTGCGCAGCTCAGCGATGCGAAAGTCAACGGCGCCGCCCTCGGCTCGTCGCAGCTGGCGTTTGAACCTGGCGCAGTGAAGCCCGGCGCGTATGAGTTTCGCATCGGCACTGCCGGCAGCGCGTCGCTCGTGTTGCAGACGATTCTGCCGCCGCTGTTGCTGGCGACGGGCCCATCGACGCTCGTGATCGAGGGTGGCACGCACAACCCGATGGCGCCGCCGGTTGATTTCATCATCCGCAGTTACGCGCCGCTGATCGAGCGCCTTGGCCCGCGGCTGCAAGTGCAACTCGATCGCCATGGTTTCTTTCCGGGCGGCGGTGGCCGAGTCGTTGTGCATATCGAGCCGGTGGCGAAGTTCAGCGGCCTGAAGCTGCGCGAGCGCGGCGGGATTTTGAGCAAGCAGGTGCGCGCCCTGGTCGCCAACCTACCGAAGAAAATCGCCGAGCGCGAATGCCACGAAATCCGCCGCTTGTCGGGGTGGGAGAAAAACAGTTTTCACGCTTTGGAAGTTCCTGCGCACGGCTGCGGCAATGCGGTGCTGATCGAGATTGCCAGCGAGCACGTCACCGAAGTCTTCGTCGGCTTTGGCGAGCGCGGCGTATCGGCCGAGCGCGTCGCGGCCAGCACGTGGCAAGAAGCCGACGAATACTTGCAAGCCGAAGTTCCCGTCGGTCCGCACTTGGCCGATCAGTTGATCCTGCCGCTCGCGATCGCTGCGAGTCATGGCGAGTACAGTTCGTTTCGCACGCTCGCGCTTACAGGCCATTCGCTCACGCATCTCGAGATCGTGCAACGGTTCCTGCCGGTGCAACTCACGACGAACGAGGTGTCGAAGGGAATCGTCGAAGTACTCTTCGCGCCGCAACACGACTCCGAATCTCCCGCGACAATTTGA